A portion of the Cervus elaphus chromosome X, mCerEla1.1, whole genome shotgun sequence genome contains these proteins:
- the LOC122689452 gene encoding protein GOLM2-like has translation MVGFGANRRAGRLPSLVLAVLLVVIAVLAFNYWSISSRHVLLQEEVAELQGQVQRTEVARGRLEKRNSDLLLLVDSHKKQIDQKEADYGCLSSRLQAREGLGKRCEDDKVKLQNNISYQMADIHHLKEQLAELRQEFLRQEDQLQDHRKNSTRLVRRLQQESFQCGQQIKELRAQHEENIKKLADQFLQEQKQEAHKSESKGGNELDTDNHAVPKNIPEVAENGAGKSEEPSSHHIPRGKEQIKRDGDAGMPGIEENDLAKAEDVPVALKKPPVSFSQYESHQVISHLPTGKPLSPNMVPDSHINHNGNSRTSKQNPSNPLQRLIPGPNLESEPRIQAEVLKQATKDRAGDFHKLKQNDEERELQMDPADYGKQRFNDAL, from the coding sequence ATGGTGGGCTTCGGGGCGAACCGGCGGGCCGGCCGCCTGCCCTCCCTGGTTCTGGCGGTCCTGCTGGTGGTGATCGCGGTGCTCGCCTTCAATTACTGGAGCATCTCCTCACGCCACGTCCTGCTGCAGGAGGAGGTGGCGGAGCTGCAGGGCCAGGTCCAGCGCACCGAGGTGGCCCGCGGGCGCCTGGAGAAGCGCAATTCGGACCTCCTGCTCTTGGTGGACTCGCACAAGAAACAGATTGACCAGAAGGAGGCCGATTACGGCTGCCTTAGCAGCCGGCTGCAGGCCCGGGAGGGCCTGGGGAAGAGATGCGAAGATGACAAGGTTAAACTGCAGAACAACATATCATATCAGATGGCAGACATACATCATTTAAAGGAGCAACTTGCTGAGCTCCGTCAGGAGTTTCTCCGACAGGAGGACCAGCTGCAGGACCACAGGAAGAACAGCACGCGCCTTGTGAGGAGGCTGCAGCAGGAGAGTTTTCAGTGTGGACAACAGATCAAGGAGTTAAGAGCTCAgcatgaagaaaatattaaaaagttagCAGACCAATTTTTACAGGAACAAAAGCAAGAGGCCCACAAGTCTGAATCAAAAGGTGGAAACGAATTGGATACGGACAATCATGCAGTGCCTAAAAACATTCCAGAAGTTGCTGAGAATGGTGCAGGCAAGAGTGAAGAGCCCTCAAGCCATCATATCCCACGCGGAAAAGAACAAATCAAACGAGATGGTGATGCAGGCATGCCTGGAATAGAAGAGAATGACCTTGCAAAAGCTGAAGATGTTCCTGTTGCTTTAAAGAAACCCCCTGTTTCCTTTTCTCAATATGAAAGTCATCAAGTAATCTCCCATCTTCCAACTGGAAAACCTCTCTCCCCAAATATGGTTCCAGATTCTCatataaaccacaatggaaactCTAGAACTTCGAAACAGAACCCTTCCAATCCTCTTCAGCGTTTAATTCCAGGCCCTAACTTGGAGAGTGAACCCAGAATTCAAGCAGAAGTTCTAAAGCAGGCTACCAAGGATCGAGCTGGTGATTTCCATAAATTGAAGCAAAATGATGAAGAACGAGAACTTCAGATGGATCCTGCAGACTATGGAAAGCAACGTTTCAATGATGCCCTTTAA